One Nicotiana sylvestris chromosome 12, ASM39365v2, whole genome shotgun sequence genomic window carries:
- the LOC104246229 gene encoding glutamate dehydrogenase B-like has translation MNALAATNRNFKLAARLLGLDSKLEKSLLIPFREIKVECTIPKDDGSLASFVGFRVQHDNARGPMKGGIRYHPEVDPDEVNALAQLMTWKTAVANIPYGGAKGGIGCSPSDLSNSELERLTRVFTQKIHDLIGIHTDVPAPDMGTNPQTMAWILDEYSKFHGYSPAVVTGKPIDLGGSLGRDAATGRGVLFATEALLKEHGKSIAGQRFVIQGFGNVGSWAAKLINEQGGKIVAVSDITGAIKNENGLNIASLLKHVKENRGVKGFNDARPIDPHSILVEDCDVLIPAALGGVINRDNANDIKAKYIIEAANHPTDPEADEILAKKGVVILPDIYANSGGVTVSYFEWVQNIQGFMWDEDKVNAELKTYMTRGFKDVKDMCKTHNCDLRMGAFTLGVNRVARATVLRGWEA, from the exons ATGAATGCTTTAGCAGCAACAAATAGAAACTTTAAGCTGGCAGCTCGACTGCTCGGTTTAGACTCTAAGCTGGAAAAGAGTCTGCTAATCCCCTTTAGAGAAATTAAG GTGGAGTGTACAATACCAAAAGATGATGGCTCATTGGCATCTTTTGTTGGATTCAGAGTACAACATGACAATGCTCGCGGGCCTATGAAAGGCGGAATCAGATACCATCCTGAG GTTGACCCGGATGAGGTAAATGCCTTAGCACAGCTAATGACATGGAAAACAGCAGTAGCCAATATACCATATGGTGGGGCTAAAGGGGGCATAGGATGTAGTCCTAGTGACCTGAGTAACTCTGAGCTAGAACGACTTACTCGAGTATTTACTCAAAAAATACATGACCTGATCGGAATTCACACTGATGTTCCGGCACCAGATATGGGAACAAATCCACAG ACAATGGCATGGATTCTCGACGAGTACTCAAAATTTCATGGTTATTCACCTGCAGTTGTCACCGGAAAACCTATT GATCTTGGTGGATCCTTAGGCAGAGATGCAGCTACCGGAAGGGGTGTTCTCTTTGCTACGGAAGCACTGCTAAAAGAGCATGGCAAGAGTATTGCTGGGCAGCGTTTTGTTATACAG GGATTTGGGAATGTTGGTTCCTGGGCAGCAAAACTCATCAATGAGCAAGGTGGGAAAATCGTTGCAGTAAGTGACATAACAGGCGCCATAAAGAACGAGAATGGACTCAACATAGCAAGCCTACTCAAACACGTGAAGGAAAATCGTGGAGTTAAAGGTTTCAATGATGCACGTCCAATAGATCCACATTCAATACTAGTAGAAGATTGTGATGTTCTTATACCAGCTGCCCTTGGCGGAGTAATCAACAG GGATAATGCAAATGATATTAAAGCCAAATATATTATTGAGGCAGCTAACCATCCGACTGATCCAGAAGCTGATGAG ATTTTGGCAAAGAAAGGAGTTGTCATCCTACCAGACATATACGCTAATTCAGGTGGTGTCACCGTTAGTTATTTTGAGTGGGTTCAG AACATCCAGGGCTTTATGTGGGATGAGGATAAAGTGAATGCTGAGTTGAAGACATACATGACAAGAGGCTTTAAAGATGTCAAGGATATGTGCAAGACTCACAACTGTGATCTCCGAATGGGTGCCTTCACGCTGGGCGTTAATCGTGTAGCTAGAGCGACTGTTCTAAGGGGATGGGAAGCTTGA